The Desulfovibrio sp. JC022 genomic sequence CGAACCCTTTCCCCGATAAGATCCATATTTTCAGCTATTTCTTCGTATCCTACGGACTTCAGACATTCGGCAAGGACGTCATCGTTATACACCCCGCGCCCGAACAGACAGGAAACCATGGAAGTAAGGAATGCCCGCCCTGTTTCATCGTTGATCAGGAAATCGCAAACCTCGTCAGCATCTTTGCGATCATTTTTCTGATCCCATGAATACCCGCCTGAATCCAGATGGGAGTGACGGAAACCCAGCCCTTCAGCTACGTAAAAAGCTTCCCCGGTGGCGTATCCGGCCATTTCCTGACCAAGCACACAGGCAAAATCCTCACCCCCGTACTTTGCAGCCGCCACAAGTGACCCTTTGCCCAGCGCGGTATAAAACTCGTTTTCCGCACTGCCGAGGTATTGTACTGCTTTTTTGTAGTTTTCCGCATCACCGAATGCGAGGGGAACAATGGTCTCCGCCTCTCTGACCAGACCCTTTTCAAAGGCCTCGGTAGCCCACGCAAGAGCCACCCCGCCGGACATAACATCAAGACCGGCCTTTTCCACCTCGTCCATTATGCCCAGCACTTGAAAGGCATCAGTGACACCGAGCATGGTCCCGGTGGCGAAAATAGGTTCATAATCGTAAGCCACCTGACGGTAGAGGTATTGGTTATCCTCCATGAATTTTTCGCGCACAAAACCGATGTGGATACAACCTACCGGACACCCGGCACAGGCTGCGTTACGCAGCAGGGTGTCATCGGCAAATTTCTTCCCGGTAATCCCGGTTATTTTCTCATCCTTGGTGGCCTGTAAATTACGCCAGGGCAATGATTCCAACTCGTTGAGCGCATCGAGATTCGCTGCCGTACCCAGATTATGATATTTACTCATCATGTCGGTGGCGGTCATCTTCTCGTAAACCTGCTTATAGATCTTGGAGTACTCTTTACTTTCCGGCAGGGCGAATGACCCGTCCCCCTGAATGACAATCCCCTTGAGGTTCTTGGCACCCATAACCGCACCGGACCCAAGCCGCCCGAAATGGCGATAGGTGTCGGCATTGATGCAGGCCATGCCCGAAAGGTTCTCCCCGGCAGGACCGATACGCAGAATAGACCTGTGCCCGGACCCCGGATACATGGAACGCAAAATCTTTCCGGTACTGAAGACATCCTTCCCGGCCAAAAACTGAACGTCTTTCACTTCCAGATGCTTCATACCGAGAGAGAGACAGGATAAACGCGGCGCACGCCCGGTAATGACCAAAGCATCGTAATCCGCAAAACGGATGGCCAAAGCAGAACGGCCCCCGGCATGACTTTCGGCAAACTGATCATGATAGGGAGACTTAAACGAGCAGACCGTCTTGCTCATCAAAGGGAACAGCCCGGTCAAAGGCCCGATGGAAAAAATAAGCGGCTGGTCCGGGTCATCCCACGGACGATCAGCATGCCCGTACTTTTCAAAAAGCAAGGCTCCAAGCCCGCTACCCCCGGCAAATTCATTACGCCCGTCAACCTTGACCACATTTCCTTTGCCGCTGCCCAGATCAACTGCGAGGACCCTGAAGTAATCACGTATCATTTTTAGTCCCTCCTCTGATCTGATTCGACCATTTCAAGACATTCATGGGGGCAGAATTCAACGCACCTTCCGCAATGGATACAGACATAAGGACGATCCTTGAGGTCCAGATAAATAGCATCCACCGGACAGGCTTCAGCACATTTTCCGCAACGGATGCAGAGATCCTTTTTATGGATAACCCCGCCCCCTTTTTTACGTCCCCGCATGGCCCCGGTAGGGCAGGCTTCAGCACAAGGAGCCGGAGAACAGGCCAGACAGACCTTGGCTACAAATCCGGTGGAAAGACCGCCGGAAGAGGCAATCCTGATCCCTGCGGTATTCCACGAGAGCAGCTTGTGCACCAGCCGTGCGCAGGCAAAGGAACAGGAATGACAGCCTATGCAACGTTCCATGCGCGAAGCAGTCAATGTTTTCATATGGTCTCCCAAATTAGATAAATATCATTTACGAACATAAACATTTATTTTTGAAATTTTGACCCCGACTATAATTTTAACACAATGAACATCATACACAAACAGAATTAAAACTATGCGGAAAACTTCAAATCAGCCCTGAAAAATTTGACAGTCGCAATTTACAATTTATATTTTAAATATGAACCATAGATAAAATCGATAAAAACCTTCTCACTTACAATCAGGAGGGGGGAACCATGAGACTTAATGACTCCCAAATCCGGCAGATGGTCATGGACCTTTATCCGGAAATAGAAATGTTTAACATCGGCATGTCCACAAAGTTCAACGAAGAACAGGACACTTGGATCATAACTCTTGGAAGCGATTCGGGATCTTTATACACCTATATGGATTCTTCATATGTAAGCAGCTGCTTTAATGAACATAATTGCGTTTACTTCACTAACCAAATGATGAATGTAATCGACAATTACTGCTCCGAAAGCGGAACCTGCTCAATCTAAGTTTTAAAAAAAAGGACCAGCCTGAGAAGACTGGTCCTTTTCACTTCTTTCTACAAATCAGCTATTATTTAAGTGCTTCAGCCTGTTCCAGATTACCGACGCCTTTTCCTTCGTAATCTTTGCCCTTAAGGTTGGCGACCAAAAGCTTGGTCAGTACACCCTTGGGCCCCAGCTCGAGGAAATTACGCGCACCGGCAGCGTACTGGTTAGTAACAATTTCAATCCAGCGCACAGATGAAGTCATCTGGGAAGACATGATTTTCTTGATCTCTTCAGGATTGGATTCTGTCCCGGCAGTAACATTAAAGTAGACCGGGAATGCGGGTGCATTCCAATTCAGCTTGCCAAGGTAAGCTGCAAATTCATCAGCAGCTTCCTGAATGAGCGGGCTGTGGAATGCGCCGCTGACCGGCAGGGGAATAGCACGCCCTTTCTTTTCCTTGATCACGGTTCCGGCAGCCTCAATGGCAGCCTTTTCACCGCTGATCACATACTGGGCCGGGGAGTTGTAGTTGGCTACACGAAGTTCCTTTCCGGTTTCGGAACCACCGAATTCAACGGCCTCTTCAACCGCGGACTGATCCAGCTTAAGCACAGCGGCCATGCCGTGATCTTCGTTAGCCACCTGAGACATAAGCTTACCGCGCAGGGATACCGCCTTGATGGTGTCTTCAATGGAGAGAACACCGGAAGCACCAAGGGATGCGAATTCACCGAGGCTGTGTCCGGCGGTAGACGCAGGCTTGAGACTTTCTTTGAGGTAGGACCAGATGGAAAGGTTGACCACGGTCAGACCGGGCTGAAGGGCATCGGTCTTGGCCATATCAGCTGCATTGCCTTCCCAGTAGATTTCACGCAGGGGCAGGCCGGACTCAGCTTCGGCAAATTTCCACATATCCATGGCAGCAGACCATTTTTCAGCAAGATCACGTCCCATACCGGGTTCCTGAGAACCCTGACCGGGAAAAAGTATAGATAAATCAGACATTTTAAATACTCCTTGAATTAATGGCGGATAAAAAACCGACCATCTATATGATAAACATTGTTTATGTTTTAGTAGTTGCGCACTTTCACGCTGGAAGCGTGCCTATAGAAAGCAGATTTAGGAACGTTGTTCAAGCTCAATAATTATAAATTCATCAACGTATCTAATACATAACCTTTTTGCCTGCATAATATTAGTTTTTTTGGTAATCAGTTATGAAGCTCAAAAAAATAGTGGAGAATATGCATGCATTTTGAACTGGAAAGAACAGGCAGTGCCCAAGCTTTTGAGACCGTGTTGAAAACAATGTATTCTAGGAACGAGGTAAAAGGAATCATCGTTTTTGCCTGTGATAAAAATGGGTTTAAACCGGAGAATCTGGACCACATTCTCAAAGATTGTCCAGTTCCAATTGCCGGGGGAATCTTTCCGGGCATAGTCCACCAGAAAGAAACACTGGAAACCGGAACCCTTGTCATCGGCCTTTCCCACAAACCGGATCTCTCTATCATTCGGGAAATGAGCAATCCCGATACAGACTTCATGCAGTCCCTGCGTGACGTTTTCAACATAGATAATATCCCCGATACCATTTTCGTTTTGACCGACGGCTTTTCCAGCCGTATCTCATCGTTCATAAATGCCATGTTCGTTAATATCGGACTTGAACGCAACATTGTTGGAGGCGGTGCCGGGTCCCTGAGCCTTGAAAAACGACCTTGTATAATCACCAATGAAGGGTTGCTGGAGGACGCATCCATAGTTGCCCTGCTGGACACCAAAAGCACGGTGAATATCAGCCACGGCTGGCATCCCATTAAAGGTCCGTTCAAAGTCACTGAAGCGGACCGCAATGTAATCAAAAGCATCAACTGGATGCCTGCTTTCAATACCTACAGGGAAGTAATTCGCGAACATTCCGGGCAATACATCACCCCGGACAATTTTTCACGTATTGCCATGTCCTATCCTTTCGGCATTTCAAGGATGTGTTGCGACCCCATCGTCCGTGATCCGGTGATGGTTGATGAGACCGGAGCACTGACCTGCGTGGGTGAAATAGTGGAAGGCGCATTTGTGAACATATTACACGGTAACCCAGAATCTCTGATCTATGCCTCGAGTAAACTTCCCACCTGCACAGCCGGATTCAGTCTCGGAGACAACTCAGTGGGGCTGATAATTGACTGTATTTCAAGAGCCTTGTTCCTCAAGGATCGCTTCAAGCATGAGCTGGATGCCATCCACCTCCCGGACATTCCTTTGTTGGGCTTCCTTTCTTTCGGGGAAATAGCCACTCAGGAAAAACAATTTCTGGAGTTTCATAATAAAACCACTGTATTGTCCATACTGGAGGAATTGTGAGTATCAGAGTTCAAGAGCAACTTCTTTATGAAATAGCCATGTCTGTGGGCAAAAGCCTTGATCTGGAAAAGATGCTGGAAGCGGCAATTTCTACATACCTGCGCCGTTTATGCTGTATGAGCGCAAGAGTATTTCTGCGAGATGAAAAAAAACTCTTGTTCAGCAAAGCATTCGCCATCCCTCTCAGAGAAAGGAAGAACAATTATTTTGATGAGTTCATCGAAAAAATATCAATTTTCAACACAGAGGATGAACTTAATAATTTAAGGGAAAGCCTGCCGCTACATAATGCTATTGGAGAAAATCACTACTATCTCATGGACTTACCCGGAGCAGGATTTCTGATGTTCAGCAAAGGAGGATCTCCGCTTCCGCACTCCATGTTGAAATCATTGCAGAAAATTAACATCAGGATCGCTGAATCCATAATTTCCTGTCAGACCCACCGCCGCAATGAAATACTGAATATGAAACTCCAGAATCAGATTAAAGAAAGAGAGAAGGCAGAACTGGCAATCTTGGAAGAAAGACAAAAATACCGGATAATATTTGAAAACTCACCATTAGGCTTGATTTATTTCGACCATGAGGGAGTAATCAGGGATTGCAACCCGATATTCATGGAGATGATGGGGTCATCCCGTGACAAATTAATCGGTTTCAGTACTGCCCGAAAGGGAACCCCGGAAATGCGCCGGGTACTGGCAAAAGCCCAGACCGGTGAACCGGCAATTTTTGAAGGAAATTACATCTCTGCAACAGGAAATAAAAAAATGTACTTACGGGCTGTCTTCAATCCTGTTTCACCGGGCAGCACAAAAACCGAAGTTATTGCCACTGTGGAAAAACTGGGAGAATTCCGCGAAGAATAAATTATCCGGCTAACACGTCCTCTACCTTGGACTCCAGTTCTTCCTTATCGATAGGCTTGACGCAATACTCATTGGCTCCGTGTTTAAGTGATTCACGGGCAGTCTCAAGAGTCGGGTAACCGGTAAGCATGATCACCTTCAGTCCGGGCAATTGCTTTTTCATCTCCTCCAGCACTTCCACCCCGGTCATTTTCTTAAGCTTGATATCAAGAATGGCCAGTTCGACATCACTGCCGGACACAAAGGAAAGGGCTTCCTCCTCCTCGGAAAAAACACTGACTTTATGCCCCTTGCGCTCCAAAATGCGCTTGAGGAGTATTCCCGCATCAACAACATCATCAAGAACAAGAATATGTGCCATAAACAGACTCCTTAAAATTAACTGCCAAAGCATAATATCAACATCTGTTTTAGTCGAGTGCTCTATTTTATGTTTTCTTTTGCTCCCATGCAGCAGAACTCAAAATATTTTTCATTTCCAGCAAAATTGTTTTTACTCATATTTTCTTCAATGTACCTTTTGTTTTCGAAATACAAAATTTATCATACATAAATTGCTTTTTCCCTAATTCAACATTCAAGATATGCATAATAATATCACGACTACGCCTGTTTTTGTTTCCATCCCGAAAATGAGATGCCGAATTTGATAGACAATAATCGAAATGTATTCTAATGGGTATGCTCAATTATGCGTTTAGCGCATTTTACATATAGTTTTTGCTGAATCAGTAAAATGGTTGCTGTTTCAGCTTGTTTTTTCTTAAGGAGTTCAAACAACATGCAAAAAAGAGAAACATGGGGTTCCCGTTCCGGCTTTATTCTTGCCGCCGTGGGCTCTGCAATTGGATTGGGTAACATCTGGCGTTTTCCCTACATGGTTTATGAAAACGGTGGTGGTGCATTCCTCATCCCCTATTTCGTAGCAATGCTTGCTGCGGGTATCCCATTCATGATTCTTGAATTCGGCCTCGGCCAGAAATTCAAGGGTTCCGCGCCAAAAATTTTCTCATCCATTTCCAGAAAATGGGAATGGCTCGGCTGGTGGCAGGTAGTGGTATCATTCATCATTGCCTCTTATTATGTAGTAGTTATCGCATGGGCGATGAACTACGTGGGCCTTGCCTTCACTCAAGGATGGGGAGCATCTCCCAAAGACTTTTTCTTTGGCGAATTCCTCGGTCTTACCGACTCCCCCATGAACATGGGTAGTGTTCAGGGCTCTATCTTCCTGGCAACCGCCGCAGCCTGGGCATTCACTTTCGTGGCCCTGTTTACCGGAGTTAAAGCCGGTATTGAAAGGGTCAACAAGATCTTTATGCCCCTTCTCTTCCTGCTTGTGTTCATCTTCATTGGAAGAGGACTCATGCTCCCCGGAGCAATGGACGGACTGAACTGGCTCTTCAAACCTGATTTCGGAGCCATCATGGACGGAAAAGTCTGGGCTGACGCATTCGGCCAGATCTTCTTCAGTCTCTCCATCGGGTTTGGTATCATGCTGTCTTACTCCAGCTACCTGCCCAAAGAGTCTGACATCAACAACAACGCCTGCATGACTGTGTTCATCAACTGCGGATTCAGCATAATCTCCGGTATCATGATCTTCAGCGTGCTCGGTTACATGGCCCAGCAGCAGGGCGTTCCCATCAAGGACGTTGCCGGTGCGGGTGTAGGCCTTGCCTTCGTCACCCTGCCCACCGCAATCAACCTGATGCCCGCCCCGGCCTTCTTCGGCGTGCTCTTCTTTGCGGCTCTGACTGTTGCAGGTCTTTCTTCCATGATCTCCATCAATGAAGTTGTGGCCTCTTCCGTCATCGACAAATTCGGTGTTTCCCGCAAAAAAGCTGTTAGCGTATGCTGTGCCCTCGGTTTTCTGGTCAGCTTGGTCTTCACCACCGGTGGTGGCCTGTTGCTGCTCGATATTGTTGACCACTTTGTCAACAACTTCGGTATCCTCATCGGCGGATTCCTTGAAATCGTGTTCATTGCATGGTTCTGCAATCTCGATGAAATGCGCGTTCATGTTAACAAAACCTCTGAGTTCACTGTCGGTTCCCTGTGGCTGAACAGCCTGCGCTTCGTTGTTCCGGCAATGCTCGGTTTCATGATCGTGACCAACTTCATCGGCGATATCTCCAAAAACTACGGTGGATACTCCAATACTGCTATCATCGCATTCGGCTGGGCATCCCTTGCCGTATGTCTTGCTGTAGGCTTTGCACTTTCCAGTCAGAGTCGTGCATTCGCATCAGTATCCTCCACCAACAGCAGCTTCCTTAAAAGGGGATAGAACATGACTACCAGCGCAATCATTATGATGATCTTCGGCCTCGGTATCACCTGGGGCGGAGCAATCGCCTGCTTCCGCATCGCTTTTAAAAACAAATAGCGTTTCGGACAGAAAATAAAATCAAAGAAAGGGTGCACTTCTCAGGAAGCGCACCCTTTCTTCTTTAGGAAAAGGATGACGGTGCCGAACGGTTAGCGAGGGAGGAGAACGGCACCGCCAAAAGGGGTTGGACTGCAAAATAACCAAAAGTATTTCAGACCAAATCAGGGGTGTGATTATGTGTAGAATACAATAGTGCGAGCTAAAATCAAGCACTATTTATAATTACCCCTGTCCGTTTATAAGAAATTATAATTCAGAGCTATCCATGACCTGCTCCAGCATCCATAAATATCTATCTTATAATCAGACAAAAATATGATCCTTTTTATTAATTTCATGTGGTACAAACAACCATTCACTCAAATTTAAACGGAGATAATAAAAATGGATGTATTTGAAGCGATCCACTCCCGCAGAAGCGTCAGAAAATATGAAGATAAGCCTGTTTCCGAGGAAATAATTAAAGAAATCCTCAGCGCGGCCATGATGGCTCCCAGTGCCGGGAATGCCCAGCCGTGGCAGTTCGTGGTTGTTGACGATCGCGAAAAACTTGAAACTATCTCAGCCATTAACCAATACGCAGCTATGGCTAAAAATGCTCCCATGGGTATTCTGGTCTGCGGTGATTTGAGCCTTGAAAAATATCCCGGTTACTGGTCACAGGACTGTGCAGCAGCAATGCAGAATCTACTGCTGGCTGCTCATGCAAAAGGTCTTGGAGCGGTCTGGACTGGAATTCATCCAGAAAAAGAAAGGGTCGAGGGATTTAAAAAGCTGTTCAATCTGCCCGAACAGGTCATCCCGCTGGGTTTTGCGGTCATGGGCTGGTCCAAGCAGGAATCGAAAAGAAAAGACCGTTACAAAGAAGAAAGAGTTCGCCGCAACAGCTGGTAAATTTTTTTATCCCCGGTGCAAAAGTGCCGGGGATTTTGCTATTTTAAAAAAGTGTACGCTCGGTTACTTTTTGCCGTCCAACCAGTCCAGCACCTGCGCCCACATTTTTTCCGCAAGCCTCGCATCAAAACCATCATCATCCGAGTTGGCAAAGCCGTGTTGTGCGTTATCAAGACGGGTCAAATCATAATCCACTTTTGCGTAGTCCATTTCTTCTTCAAACATGCGCAGATGCTCTGCGGGAACTACGGGATCATTATTCACATGAATAGCCAGCAGGGGACATTTCATGTCTCCGGGAGATGCAAGATGCGTGGTATCAAGATAGCCATAAACAGATACCGCCCCTTTCAACTCGGCTCCGGAACGGGCCAGCTCCAGCGCAACTCCTCCGCCAAATGAAAAACCGAGAGTGTAAATACAGGACGAACCAACTTCAGGTTGACCGCGCAGAACATCAAGACAAGCTTTAGCCCCCTCACGCATTAAAAGACGGTCATTGCGATAAATACGGTGGGTGGTGCGCGCTTCATCTATAGTTGAAGGCCGATTGTGAACTCCATAAAAATCAGCGGCTAATACTGCATATCCATTCCGGGCCAGCCTACGCGCATGGCTGATAATAACCTCATTCAGCCCGGTATATTCATGAAAAAGCAACACAGCCGGAAACGGCCCTTGGCCCTCTGGAAGCAGCAGGACGCTCTCAAACTCTATATTTAAATGAATATGACTGATGCTGCGTTGCTCATGCATCGGTAACTACTCCTTCTCCCCGAACTTCTCTCTAAGCCTGATCATGGAACCGCATAAGCCGCCGGTCTCTTCACAATCGTAGGAAGCAACATCTTCCTTGGGTTCCACATGGATAGTCACATGGCAATTTTTAAGATCCGACTTGATACAGTCTTCAATCTCCGTACACAAATTATGGGAATCAGTGATGGAAGATTCACCGGGTAGAAGCAAATGAAAATCAACAAAGCGTTGTGATCCGGCCTTGCGGGTCCTCAATCCATGATAAAGCACATCTTCACCGCCGCAACTACGCACAGCAGCGTCAATTACCAGCAGCTCTTCATGAGGCAAGGCGTTGTCCATAAGTCCGGAATACGACTTTTTAATCAGCGAGAATCCGGTGAAAACGATATTCCCGGCCATGATCATGGCGATAAGCGGATCAATGAACGCCCATGACGGAGGAGTAAAAAGCATTGTTCCTAACCCGGCTACCAGTCCCACCGAAGTCCAGACATCGGCCAGAAGGTGTTTTGCGTCCGCTTCAAGGATGATGGAATCGTGAACTTTGGCCCCTTTAAGCATAATCTTGGCTGTCACATAATTCACTACAGACGAGAGTAGCGCGATACCCAGACCGATCTCCAGATTCTGCGGAATAGACGGACTCAGAAATCTTTCCACCGAAGCGTAAACAATTCCAATCGCAGCAATAAGAATAAGCATCCCCTCGGCTCCGCTGGAAAAATACTCAGCCTTGCCATGCCCGTATGTATGATTGTCGTCAGCAGGCTTCAAGGCCAAAGTCAGGACCGTAAGAGCAAAGAGTGCGGCAGAAAGGTTAACCAGAGTTTCCAATGCATCGGAAAGTAATCCCACTGAATCAGTAAGGTACCAGGCCCATGTTTTAAGGACCATGGTGATAATTGAAGCCGCAATAGAGTAATAAATGTACTTCTGTGGAGATTCAGCCATGCTTTTATCCTGTTTTCAATTAAGGTCTCAAAAAAAGTTACATAGTGGTCATCAGTACAACAATAAACCTTGGCAATTGCGTTTTTAGTAAAATATGAGCTTAAAATTTTGCAATTAGAAATTATTCAAATAAATAATATCGAATTAGTTTATAATAAAACGCATTATTGACTGAATATTCATTCAGTAATTTATTCTAAACTGATCAATATACAATAGTAACCTAATGTTGTGCAACTATCTATGCTTGTGTTTTGCTTATTGTTTTTTTGCTCAATACGAAAAAAAACAGGGATGAAATTAACTATTCGTTTATTTATCACAAAATTGTTGACAAGAATCTCAACATCTACCTATGACCAAAACCGTCTAGCATAAATTTTTTCAAAAACACGGGGGATAAACATGACACAATCATCCAACATCTTTAAGCGTATTGCATCCGGCAGTCTGGTAGTCCAGATCATGGTCGGTATTGCAGCAGGTATTGCTCTGGCAACCGCTGCTCCTGAAGCAGCAAAATCCGTAGGACTTCTGGGAAGCCTCTTTGTTAAAGGCCTCAAGGCAGTTGCTCCTATTCTGGTTTTCGTAATTGTTGCGGCATCCATCGCAAACCAGAAAAAAGGCGCACACACAAACATGCGCTCCATTATTTCTCTTTACCTTGTGGGTACCTTCATGGCTGCACTTGTTGCTGTTACCATGAGCTTCCTGATGCCCACCACCCTGACTCTTGTTGCCACCGACACCGCAGCCACCCCTCCCGGCGGCATTGCAGAAGTTCTGAACACCCTGCTCTTTAAGATTGTGGATAACCCGGTCACCGCCCTCTACAACGGCAACTTTATCGGAATCCTTGCCTGGGCTCTCGCTCTCGGCTTCTTTTTCCAGCACGCAAGCGATGCAACCAAGCAGGTTCTGACCGACCTCTCTGACGGCGTATCCAAAATCGTTAAGCTTGTTATCCGCTTTGCTCCCCTCGGTATTTTCGGCCTCGTATCCAACACTATTGCCAACACCGGTTTTTCCGCACTGGCAGGCTACAGCCACCTGATTATGGTTCTGCTCATCTCCATGGGTACCATGGCCCTGATCATCAACCCCGCGATTGTATGGTTCAAAACCAAACGCAATCCCTATCCCCTTGTTTTCACCTGCCTGCGTGAAAGTGGTATCACCGCATTCTTTACCCGCAGCTCCGCAGCGAACATTCCTGTGAACATGGAACTCTGTAAGAAACTCGACCTGCACGAAGACACTTACTCCGTATCCATCCCCCTCGGCGCTACCGTAAACATGGGCGGCGCAGCTATCACCATCACAGTTATGACCCTTGCTGCTGTACATACTCTCGGCATTCAGGTTGATATTGCTACCGCACTGCTGCTCA encodes the following:
- the sstT gene encoding serine/threonine transporter SstT codes for the protein MTQSSNIFKRIASGSLVVQIMVGIAAGIALATAAPEAAKSVGLLGSLFVKGLKAVAPILVFVIVAASIANQKKGAHTNMRSIISLYLVGTFMAALVAVTMSFLMPTTLTLVATDTAATPPGGIAEVLNTLLFKIVDNPVTALYNGNFIGILAWALALGFFFQHASDATKQVLTDLSDGVSKIVKLVIRFAPLGIFGLVSNTIANTGFSALAGYSHLIMVLLISMGTMALIINPAIVWFKTKRNPYPLVFTCLRESGITAFFTRSSAANIPVNMELCKKLDLHEDTYSVSIPLGATVNMGGAAITITVMTLAAVHTLGIQVDIATALLLSLIASVSACGASGVAGGSLLLIPLACSLFGVPNEISMQVVAAGFIVGVIQDSAETALNSSTDVIFTAAADIAAKRGEVAGETVKA